One region of Halomicrobium sp. LC1Hm genomic DNA includes:
- the mfnA gene encoding tyrosine decarboxylase MfnA, producing MQRAEPQSFERVLSSMCTEPHPTARQAAERFLATNPGDPGTYETVADLEREAVERLGTIAGLGDPAGYVTSGGTEANVQAIRIARNRGDTDDPNVVAPEHAHFSFTKAAEMLGVELRTAPATDYRADMDAMAHLADDDTVAVVGVAGTTEYGYVDPIPAIADLADEVGALCHVDAAWGGFYLPFTDHDWHFGHADVDTLTIDPHKVGQAAVPAGGLLARSPDLLDELAIDTPYLESRSQVTLTGTRSGAGVASAVAAMDALWREGYRETYERAMGNAEWLAEQLDVRGHDVIGPELPLVAADLSIPMTTELRERGWRVSKTGSGEMRVVCMPHVTRSMLRSFVADLDWY from the coding sequence ATGCAGCGGGCCGAGCCCCAGTCGTTCGAACGTGTCCTCTCGTCGATGTGTACCGAACCCCACCCGACGGCTCGGCAGGCGGCCGAGCGGTTCCTCGCGACGAATCCGGGCGATCCGGGGACGTACGAGACGGTCGCCGACCTCGAACGCGAGGCCGTCGAGCGACTGGGAACGATCGCCGGTCTCGGCGATCCCGCGGGCTACGTCACCAGCGGCGGCACCGAGGCGAACGTGCAGGCGATCCGGATCGCGCGCAACCGCGGCGACACCGACGACCCCAACGTCGTCGCGCCGGAACACGCTCACTTCTCGTTTACGAAGGCCGCCGAGATGCTCGGCGTCGAGCTTCGGACCGCGCCAGCGACCGACTACCGGGCGGACATGGACGCGATGGCCCACCTCGCGGACGACGACACCGTCGCCGTCGTCGGCGTCGCCGGCACCACCGAGTACGGCTACGTCGATCCGATCCCGGCCATCGCCGACCTCGCAGACGAGGTCGGCGCGCTCTGTCACGTCGACGCGGCGTGGGGCGGGTTCTACCTCCCCTTTACCGACCACGACTGGCACTTCGGACACGCCGACGTCGACACGCTGACGATCGACCCACACAAGGTGGGGCAGGCCGCGGTGCCGGCGGGCGGACTCCTCGCGCGCTCGCCCGATCTCCTCGACGAGCTGGCGATCGATACGCCGTATCTGGAATCGCGCAGTCAGGTCACGCTGACCGGGACACGTTCCGGGGCCGGCGTCGCGAGCGCCGTCGCCGCCATGGACGCCCTCTGGCGGGAGGGGTACCGCGAGACCTACGAACGGGCGATGGGCAACGCCGAGTGGCTCGCCGAACAGCTCGACGTGCGGGGCCACGACGTGATCGGCCCCGAACTGCCACTCGTGGCAGCGGACCTCTCGATCCCGATGACGACGGAGCTGCGCGAGCGTGGCTGGCGGGTCTCCAAGACCGGCAGCGGCGAGATGCGTGTCGTCTGTATGCCCCACGTCACCCGATCGATGCTGCGCTCTTTCGTCGCCGATCTGGACTGGTACTGA
- a CDS encoding YqaA family protein, with amino-acid sequence MVLDGFVLFLSECGTATDPTGIEEAVCTATGPFGLLIIGVYSFLIAFLLPLPSEVVLAPSGTLRLGLSEPATIAVIIVVSGAGKALGSLFAFHIGQETKEYGPLLSLLERSRFDILGWSERKTVSIAKKYGYAGLALALCVPFFPDTISIYAFSILEDDYLKFAVATFFGSAGRLVVTIGLAAGFFAIF; translated from the coding sequence GTGGTGCTCGATGGGTTCGTGCTGTTTCTGTCCGAGTGCGGAACAGCGACAGATCCGACGGGAATCGAAGAAGCGGTCTGTACGGCGACCGGGCCGTTCGGACTGCTGATCATCGGCGTCTACTCGTTCCTGATCGCGTTCCTGTTGCCGCTCCCGAGCGAGGTCGTCCTCGCTCCCAGCGGAACGTTGCGACTCGGCCTCTCGGAACCGGCGACGATCGCCGTCATCATCGTCGTCAGCGGGGCGGGCAAGGCGCTGGGGAGTCTCTTTGCCTTCCACATCGGCCAGGAGACCAAAGAGTACGGGCCGCTGCTCTCCCTGCTGGAGCGGTCTCGGTTCGACATTCTGGGCTGGTCCGAGCGCAAGACGGTCTCGATCGCCAAGAAGTACGGCTACGCCGGCCTCGCGCTGGCGCTGTGTGTGCCTTTCTTCCCCGACACGATCTCGATCTACGCGTTCTCGATTCTCGAAGACGACTACCTCAAGTTCGCGGTCGCCACCTTCTTCGGCAGCGCCGGCCGGCTGGTCGTGACGATCGGGCTCGCCGCGGGCTTTTTCGCGATCTTCTGA
- the metG gene encoding methionine--tRNA ligase, with translation MSDQEFPTDNPAVVTVGLPYANGDLHVGHLRGYVNGDVYARALRRVGQQTAFVCGSDMHGTPIVVNAGEEGVDPEAYALEYHETYAETFPQFNVEFDNYGHTHDATNQELTQEFVRSWVEQDHVYEKEIQVGYDPEADQWLPDRLVEGTCPYCGERARGDECDEGCQRHLEPGEIEDPVSTRTGNPAEYRTREHKFLRLNDFQEYLQGFLDRLDGTDNAQNQPREWVEGDLQDLCITRDIDWGVDYPADADDAETEEELVLYVWVDAPIEYVASTKQYTERVGEDTYDWESVWKVDGEERHGTEWDDDWTDEAGEIVHVIGRDIIQHHAVFWPAMLRGAGYNEPRAILATGFVNIDGKSLSTSRNRAVWADEYLDAGFHPDLFRYYIVSGSGIETDVDFSWDRFAERVNGELVGNVGNFLYRSLLFAQRNYGGTPDTEVSDDVRERIEDAIETFEDAVDDYELRALADVGVELADFGNEYIQRNEPWNLVDDDPERAQQVIRDCVQLSKAVAILLQPVLPEKAERIWGQLGEQGSVADVPLDAALATPPADFDEPTELFGQVEDDHIEGLNDQLQRRVEAASDDEGDGESDEDDETVELEPLEDERIGFEAFEGVDMRVGEIVAAEDIADSDNLLELAVDIGIETRQVVAGLKGLHDVDDLPGTRVVLLANMEKAELFGRESNGMILAAGDDADLLTTHEDSPLGTRIH, from the coding sequence ATGAGTGACCAGGAGTTCCCCACCGACAATCCCGCAGTGGTGACGGTCGGGTTGCCCTACGCGAACGGCGACCTGCACGTCGGCCACCTGCGTGGCTACGTCAACGGCGACGTGTACGCCCGCGCGCTTCGGCGCGTCGGCCAACAGACCGCGTTCGTCTGTGGCTCGGACATGCACGGCACGCCGATCGTCGTCAACGCGGGCGAGGAGGGCGTCGATCCCGAGGCGTACGCGCTGGAGTACCACGAGACCTACGCCGAGACCTTCCCGCAGTTCAACGTCGAGTTCGACAACTACGGTCACACCCACGACGCCACGAACCAGGAACTCACCCAGGAGTTCGTCCGCTCGTGGGTCGAGCAGGACCACGTCTACGAGAAGGAGATCCAGGTGGGCTACGACCCCGAAGCCGACCAGTGGCTCCCGGACCGTCTCGTCGAGGGCACCTGCCCGTACTGCGGCGAACGGGCGCGTGGCGACGAGTGCGACGAGGGGTGTCAGCGCCACCTCGAACCCGGCGAGATCGAGGACCCCGTCTCGACGCGGACGGGCAACCCCGCCGAGTACCGCACCCGCGAGCACAAGTTCCTGCGCCTGAACGACTTCCAGGAGTACCTCCAGGGCTTTCTCGACCGTCTCGACGGCACCGACAACGCCCAGAACCAGCCCCGCGAGTGGGTCGAGGGCGACCTGCAAGACCTCTGTATCACGCGGGACATCGACTGGGGAGTCGACTACCCGGCAGACGCCGACGACGCGGAGACCGAGGAAGAACTCGTGTTGTACGTCTGGGTCGACGCCCCAATCGAGTACGTCGCCTCCACGAAGCAGTACACCGAGCGAGTCGGCGAGGACACCTACGACTGGGAGTCGGTCTGGAAGGTCGACGGCGAGGAACGTCACGGCACGGAGTGGGACGACGACTGGACCGACGAGGCCGGCGAGATCGTCCACGTGATCGGCCGGGACATCATCCAGCACCACGCCGTCTTCTGGCCGGCCATGCTCCGGGGCGCGGGCTACAACGAACCGCGCGCGATCCTCGCGACGGGGTTCGTCAACATCGACGGCAAGTCCCTCTCGACCTCCCGGAACCGCGCGGTGTGGGCCGACGAGTACCTCGACGCCGGCTTCCACCCGGACCTGTTCCGCTACTACATCGTCTCCGGGTCGGGCATCGAGACCGACGTGGACTTCTCGTGGGACCGCTTCGCCGAGCGAGTCAACGGCGAACTCGTCGGTAACGTCGGGAACTTCCTCTACCGGTCGCTGCTGTTCGCCCAGCGCAACTACGGCGGCACGCCCGACACCGAGGTCAGCGACGACGTGCGCGAGCGCATCGAGGACGCCATCGAGACCTTCGAGGACGCGGTCGACGACTACGAACTGCGAGCCCTCGCCGACGTTGGCGTCGAACTCGCCGACTTCGGCAACGAGTACATCCAGCGCAACGAGCCCTGGAACCTCGTCGACGACGATCCCGAGCGGGCCCAGCAGGTGATCCGGGACTGCGTCCAGCTCTCGAAGGCCGTCGCGATCTTGCTCCAGCCGGTGCTGCCGGAGAAGGCCGAACGGATCTGGGGGCAGCTGGGCGAGCAGGGCTCCGTGGCTGACGTCCCGCTGGACGCCGCACTGGCGACGCCGCCCGCCGACTTCGACGAGCCGACGGAGCTGTTCGGACAGGTCGAGGACGACCACATCGAGGGGCTGAACGATCAGCTCCAGCGCCGCGTCGAGGCGGCCAGTGACGACGAGGGCGACGGCGAGAGCGACGAAGACGACGAGACGGTCGAACTCGAACCGCTGGAAGACGAGCGCATCGGCTTCGAGGCGTTCGAGGGCGTCGACATGCGCGTCGGCGAGATCGTCGCCGCCGAGGACATCGCCGACTCTGACAACCTCCTCGAACTGGCGGTCGACATCGGGATCGAGACCCGGCAGGTCGTGGCCGGCCTGAAGGGGCTTCACGACGTGGACGACCTCCCCGGAACGCGGGTCGTCCTCCTCGCCAACATGGAGAAAGCGGAGCTGTTCGGGCGCGAATCCAACGGGATGATCCTCGCGGCCGGCGACGATGCCGACCTGCTGACGACTCACGAGGACTCGCCACTGGGCACCCGTATCCACTGA
- a CDS encoding NfeD family protein: MSLLSESLSTLLFVGGALLLVAEAVAPGAHFFVLGVALLTAGVVGLFSPVGGAIGILVLAAAVLVTTALTLWGYRRIDIYGGEGSAQTLDSDSLRGKFGRVTERVTQTDGEVKLQDAGFNPYYQARSVDGEIEEGAEVMVVDPGGGNVVTVEVVAGGDEIDRQLENDREQSVTDAEPERDFDPDVESDAA; encoded by the coding sequence ATGTCTCTGCTCAGCGAATCGCTCTCGACGCTGCTCTTCGTCGGTGGAGCCCTGTTGCTCGTCGCCGAAGCGGTCGCTCCGGGCGCACACTTCTTCGTGCTGGGCGTCGCGCTCCTGACGGCGGGCGTCGTCGGGCTCTTCTCGCCGGTCGGGGGTGCAATCGGGATTCTCGTGCTCGCCGCCGCCGTCCTCGTGACCACCGCGCTGACGCTGTGGGGGTACCGTCGCATCGACATCTACGGCGGTGAAGGCTCTGCACAGACGCTCGACTCGGACTCGCTGCGGGGCAAGTTCGGCCGCGTCACCGAGCGAGTCACCCAGACCGACGGGGAAGTGAAGCTACAGGACGCCGGCTTCAACCCCTACTACCAGGCTCGCAGCGTCGACGGTGAGATCGAAGAGGGGGCGGAAGTGATGGTCGTCGACCCCGGCGGCGGCAACGTCGTCACCGTCGAGGTCGTCGCGGGCGGCGACGAGATCGACCGACAGCTCGAAAACGACCGCGAACAGTCGGTGACCGACGCCGAGCCGGAACGCGATTTCGACCCCGACGTCGAGTCCGACGCCGCCTGA